Genomic window (Oryza sativa Japonica Group chromosome 3, ASM3414082v1):
TTAACCAACGGTTTTGCAGCATCCGACATCAGAAGTTTATTCCTTTGTCAGTGACCTGTTGAAAGGATTTGAAGTAGAAGTCCTTCGACCGGGCTTCGGGGTAAGTGTTACTAGAATAAATCGTAATTCATGGTATGCATTACACACATGTTTTACCCTTTTGAAAATCTAAAACCATTGTGCTGTTCATCTTCTAAGGTTCCACGCGAAGTTGTGGAATCCATCAAATCGACCAAAACCCCGCCGGCGATCATACCGTATAAtccagaggaggaggacgaggacgactCGTCAAATTGGACGGAGGAAATCACCGACGCGCTGTGGGGAGTGCGAGATCCTCACTTcctgaacaagaagaagaaggacaaACAAAAGGACAAGCACAAGGGCAAGGACAAGAAGTCCAAGAGCAAGGCCTTCAACTTCTACTCCGGCAAGCCGGACGTCGAGAACTGCTACGGATGGAGCAGATCGATGACCAACCGAGACCTCGAGACCTTGCGGGGATCCAACATTGGCATGTTCATGGTGAACCTGACCACGGTAATAATGTCGTACATAAGCGGCCACATTTTCAGCTTGCTTTATCCTGGAAAGAGACCAAATGTTTGTTTCGTCTCTTCGATTTGCAGGGCGCCATGATGGGACCTCACTGGAACCCGAGAGCGACCGAGATCGCCGTTGTGACCCAGGGCGCGGGGATGGTGCAGATAGTCTGTCCCAGCATCCCGTCCGGCGAGAGCAAGAAGCATCACCACGATGAGGAGGGCGGCCGTGGCGAtcacggccacggcggcggcggcgtccggtgCAAGAACTCGTTGTTCAGGGTGAAGGAAGGCGACGTGCTCGTGGTGCCGCGGTTCCACCCCATGGCGCAGATATCCTTCAACAACGACTCGTTCGTGTTCGTCGGGTTCAGCACCGACATGGGCCACAACCACCCGCAGTTCCTCGCCGGGAGGCACTCCGTCCTGCAGGTGATCGGCAAGGAGATTCTGGCGCGGTCGCTCGGCCAGGACAACTCCACCAACGTCGGGAGGCTGCTGTCGTCGCAGCGCGAGTCGACGATAATGGCGTGCACCTCCTGCGCGGAGGAGCTGGAGaggaaggcggaggaggaggaagagggtggtggagggaagggggagaaagagcgggaggaggaagagaggaggcagcgggagaaagaggaggaagaaaggaggagacaagaagaggagaggaagaggagggaagaagaagagaaggaaaggagagagcgggaggaggaggaaaggaggcagagggagaaggaagagaagaagaggagggaggaagaagagcagaggagagaagaggaagaagaagagcggaggagagaggaagaggaggaggagcaagagGATGGAAGAGGAGATGAGCCAAAACCgaggagggaagaggaggaaggagactGGGGAGAGCGGCAGATTCGTTTGCCCAGGAGCTTGAAAAAACGCTTCATCGGAATCAAGGGCAGGCTCTCCAGTGGCTAAGCAAGTGAGCAGAGAGGGACATTTGGAGGTGAACGCGTCCAGCTACAGTAGTTTCTGCGTAAATAATGCTGGTCTTGCTCGTGTAGAGGCCGGCCTGCATACTACGTGCGTACTTTCGTTTCTTCCACTGTGTCGTGATGTAGCTGAGTTAAATAAGCTGTTGATGTGTATAATCGTAGCCTCCTCCCTTCCAAGAACCCGCCTGTAAACGGTTAAGTAAGCTGTTAATGTGTATAAACGTAGCTTTCCTCTCATGTTACATTGTTTTGGGCCGAGACTTGGAGACAGAAATCGAAGCACCTTCAAACAGGATCACTGTACCTAGCCTCCAATGGCTCGAGAAGGATGAGAGCCCTGCTCCAAGTCTGCAATCTACCCGCTCTTGCAATCGTCTGTCTCACCGTTCCTCCTAAGCAATCACTCACACTAAACCCACTCCGATCGGGGCTCGATCTGAGTATCCTGTCCCAACAACCATCATCATACCAGAAGAAAACAAGGCATAAAATGCTATCACGATCAATTTTGGTTTGTGATATAATGCCATTACGGCGCCACTGCCTTAATCTATCCAGCAGTTCACAACTTCACATGTACCGATCACCGACTAATTGTGGCCAAAATTCGTTCCGAAACATGACTGGTACTCGCAGCTGCGAACATCTGTACAAAATGTCCGTGAGGCCTGACGCCGTGACCACAGTTCTCACGAGTACCATCGAAGCAACTTGAAGAGCTCACACAGGAATAGCCATTCCCTTGCTTGACATGCTGTCCAGAATGTCGTTCAGCGCTTGGCACAGTCCCGCAATCTGAAACCACATCCGAGGTTTAGCGGTATGTATGTGGCTGTGTTCTCCCCGGCGCACGCTCGTATtgttgcataattaattaagtattaactttttaaaaaaaaagattgatatgttttttaaaacaacttttatatagaaagtttttgtataaatcacaccgtttagcagtttgaaaagtgtgcgcacGTAAAACAAGAAGTGGGTTGGGAAAATGGGGAAAGAGATATACTTGTGCAGAAAAAACTGGTGCCTAAGCTAATGCTAGAAACGCCAAGCACGAGTGTGCGGGTAAACTAACCTGTTGGTCCCACTGCTGCAGCTCTTCAGTGTCATCCTCAAAATGTATCACAGCTTCAACCTGTAAAATAAGCCAGGCGAGTTAATCTCATAACAACTTGAATTAAACCACAAACGGTAAAACATGGTTACAGTGTAAGTCTATTTCAGATGTCTGCTCGAAATGGTGGAATAGTATGAATATCAACATAAGGATTAAGGAAGTCATATGAATAAAACCTGATCAATTGAACCTCGCATCCTATCTTCATAAATCATTCGCGATGCTATCTTTTCAGCCTGCCAGCATCAAAATCAGTTGCAGTAAGACTCCAATTTGAATACTTTCatatttaaaatcaaacataaatAAAGAATTTATAGAGAAAATGCCAGTTCTTCCTGGTACCAGTTACAGGCCAGATGATTTGAACTATCCTATTTGATTTTAAATTGTGAAATTCGGTGGTTCTTCCCAGTTTGACTAGTTTCCAGCAAGTACCACTCAGAACCCATATATTCcaaattcttttctttttcttagtcATATGGACTTTGTGTGAATCTGTCTCTATAAACATGAAATGATGTATCATATCAACAGGAAAAATTAACCAAAATACTAACCTTCCTAGGGTCAATGCCCAATAATGCTCCAAGCTCATCAAAGCTACAGAAATAAATCAATAGTTGATCAGAATGATAAATCACAATGACCCAGGAAAATTTCAATGCAAAAACTAACCTGATATTAGTGTAAAGTTTACTGGCACTAAGGAGGTTATGCTCAATCATTGCCCGGTCAAGCACAGTAGACTTATCTGGTAACAGAGCTTTCTGTTGAACAGAAGAAAAATCCAGTCAATAAAATTACAAGCTACTACTACAAGTTATCTTGGAAGAGAGTATGTTCACTAACTTGATGCGGTCTCAGCTCCTCTGCAAATGCTTCAATTTCTGGTTTCCTCAAAATCCTTTCAAGAAAGACCTACACATTTGAAGTAGAAGGCCTGTCAATAAAGGGAGCTTATGCTCCAAATATAAATGCCAGGGGAGTATATCAAGATAGGCACCTTCTGCAGTATTGGGTATATCTTCAACTTTGAGCATCTCTCATCCTAAAGGGAAAAGACAGTATAAAATCATGCCACGAGTCATAATTTAAGCACCGCTATAATGAGAAAAATCAGATGCAAAACAATTGTATTTTCATGCTACTACAATGTTGATACAAGGTGTTGGTTCATTTGATGACCATGATTACAGATTGGTCAACATCAAACAGTATGAAACTATAAACTACCCACTGAAACTGGATGCTAGCATATTTATTAGTTTAGCagaactataaaaaaaatcctaaataacTATTTGGAAGGATCTTGATATTAGTAATTCAATATCAAATGGGTTAAGTTTTTGTATAATGATGCCACATTCCAATGAGTTCGGAGACAATTCCTCTGTTTCAATATACATACTTTTTTCCCCGGAAAACATAAATTTTGGAGTGTACCAAGAATGATGTACAGTAAATGGGAATACAAATCACTGCGTAAGGGAGAGAAGCCACAGCATGTATATCATAGTAAGCTAAAGCCACAACCTATGGTGCTCCATAACAGAAACCAATCAATATCGATACAGAGCTCTGCAGAGCATCTGATAATTCAGATTTGTCCATTTGATAAACATGGCACAGGGAAAGGGCAAAGATGATTACGATAGTATGATACATAAAAAGTTATTGCAGACAATAAATGACATGTAGATATAACAAGCACTGCAAACCAGAATGTTATGATAAACCAACAAAGCAAATACCTTGTACAATGTAGCAAGAACACGAGATCGTTGCGGACCAGCACCAGCCAATATTGTGCATGTCACAGCAGCACTAAGAGCTTGCTCCAAAGCATTTTCATCGATCTCTCTGAGATCACATGCAGAGTGTTCCATCAGGAATTTTTATAAGTAGTATCAGCTGCTAATGTAACAACTGTAAAATTTAAGTGGAAATATCCAAGATGTTAATAGCAAGGGGGCAGGGGAATTGGAAAATATATAATGTATTGCTAGAAGGGTGCAGAAATAGAGTAGTCACCACAGAACAAGCAAACTACAGATAATGGAGATAAGAAACACATGAATTGAAAAGGGAAACAAATCTGCAACTATGTAGAGAAAATCTTACTCGTCACCAATTTGGCGTTGTTCAATCTGAGAGATGTCATAGTATCGAAGTGCAGCTTCCAAGAATCTTCTCTTCAGATCCAAAATTCTAGCGTAGCATaccttaaatatatataaaaaaagaagaaaataagtAAAAGTGTCTGTTTTAATGTAGACAAAAATATTGAACTGAGCCAGCATCAACAAACCTTGTACTGTAAGTTCAGAAGTTCTTGGTGACTGTTTGTTACCAAAAATGAAGCTTTGTTAATAAAAGCTTCAGCATTAACAGAATCATCATCCTATAAATGAAGAACTAAATTAGTAAGCTGGAAATATGTACCATTAAAGCCAACAGCAAACAAACAATGCTAACCTCTAAATAAAGTCGTGCAATCTGGACACATTTGGATAATTTGTTTGTGTCATCCAGCATCctgataatttaaatttgaatcagatgCTTCATGTCCTGAAGAAAAAGCCATACACATGTTCAGAAAGAAAAGTAAGTCAGTTTCTACCTGATCCCTGAGTCCAAGTCAATCCCACTAAGCATCTGTGCAGCTTTTGACCATTGTTGTTCAGACTCATACAGTTCTGCAAGCTTCTCTCTAATCACTACCACCTGTCAAATCATAAACAGCCAAATAGAAGATTAAGAATATTGCAGAATTTCTCTGCATAATACCAACAAAGGTCAAACAAAAGTAACAGTTAGTTTGTTCGGAAGTTTGGTTAAGCTTGCAAGAAAAAATGCCCAAAATTGGCATAGGGTAAATTATAAAGATACTAATACAGAAGACCCATTATCACACCAACAAACATGAATGTATATATTGTTACATTGTTCGTAACAATTTTTTACATCATTATGTCAAATTGGGCCGCTCTTCATAATCTTCTAAAACTAGGAATCTTGCATAAATAACACGAGTAACCACTTCAGTAAAACAAATCCACAATTGCATTGAATTGTTCTGTGGTTGACAAAGATGAAAGCTTTCAGACAGTATAAATTGAAACTTATGCAAGAACTCTTATCAACCAAAAGGCAACCTAGAGTAATTACATTTCTGTAGCATGCACACGGGCACAAATCATGTGGAAGCAACAATTATTTGTATTGCACTACTATCCTTTCTTATAGCAATCACTATAAGCTATAAAAGAACAAAAGACAAAGAACCTAAAGAAATACTGTTTATCATATACAAAATGATTTGTTCCAACACACAGCACAGATACATCCTAATCAGATGCGCTCCAAACATAGCATTACATAGTCAATTTCTGCATCCGTAAAAACTCAACGCTTAATGAACAATCATTAATTTAACATGTACGGTGTCTTTATAAATATGTTATATGTTAAAATCACTAGGAAGATGAGAAATACAAAGCATTTACACAAGGCCCCACCATCCCAGGCAATGCGCAGAATCATGCATTGCATTCCAGACAAGTTTCTTTCCTATTCAGACCCCTAACTAACACCAGTCACTTCATAGCATTGCTTGGTCATGTAATACTTTTCTTCATGTACACTACCACCAGGGGAACAACTAGTCTccataaattaataaaatgggCTGGCAAGCTGTGTGGCATTAGCCAAACCCATCATCACTCCATCTCATGCTCTAGCTTAACCATTGGCTGACATCATTACCAAGTACAAACATTCCTCCAAAACTAAGAGTTTGGCAGGCAATGAATTCCAAAAATGAACCATGCCATACTCGCCTCGATAAACTTGTCCAAACGAAGTAAGGTAGCGGCATCATCTCCATGCACTGTGTGGAGTCATGAGCCCTTGCAATAACATTATGCCACATGACTCAAATTGATATCACAAAAGCGACGGTTACGGCTCCA
Coding sequences:
- the LOC4331947 gene encoding vicilin-like seed storage protein At4g36700 → MAVAAATVRWLVLLLAVSAAATASREKWWHGAGGEASGGGHLVQKEWRRVVAASDAGLVTAVDVADAAGTAYRLHFITMSPGTLFLPVQLHADMVFYVHSGRGKVTYIEEGDSESSSLQVERGDVYNFDQGTILYIQSNACGTRERLQIYAIFTSDSINADDPRHPTSEVYSFVSDLLKGFEVEVLRPGFGVPREVVESIKSTKTPPAIIPYNPEEEDEDDSSNWTEEITDALWGVRDPHFLNKKKKDKQKDKHKGKDKKSKSKAFNFYSGKPDVENCYGWSRSMTNRDLETLRGSNIGMFMVNLTTGAMMGPHWNPRATEIAVVTQGAGMVQIVCPSIPSGESKKHHHDEEGGRGDHGHGGGGVRCKNSLFRVKEGDVLVVPRFHPMAQISFNNDSFVFVGFSTDMGHNHPQFLAGRHSVLQVIGKEILARSLGQDNSTNVGRLLSSQRESTIMACTSCAEELERKAEEEEEGGGGKGEKEREEEERRQREKEEEERRRQEEERKRREEEEKERREREEEERRQREKEEKKRREEEEQRREEEEEERRREEEEEEQEDGRGDEPKPRREEEEGDWGERQIRLPRSLKKRFIGIKGRLSSG
- the LOC4331948 gene encoding COP9 signalosome complex subunit 4 isoform X2, producing the protein MDNALASAAAIADQRQKIEQYRHILSSVLSFSPPDISQAKRFLDHMVSDEVPLVVSRQLLQTFAQELGRLEPEAQKEVAHYALTQIQPRVVSFEEQVVVIREKLAELYESEQQWSKAAQMLSGIDLDSGIRMLDDTNKLSKCVQIARLYLEDDDSVNAEAFINKASFLVTNSHQELLNLQYKVCYARILDLKRRFLEAALRYYDISQIEQRQIGDEEIDENALEQALSAAVTCTILAGAGPQRSRVLATLYKDERCSKLKIYPILQKVFLERILRKPEIEAFAEELRPHQKALLPDKSTVLDRAMIEHNLLSASKLYTNISFDELGALLGIDPRKAEKIASRMIYEDRMRGSIDQVEAVIHFEDDTEELQQWDQQIAGLCQALNDILDSMSSKGMAIPV
- the LOC4331948 gene encoding COP9 signalosome complex subunit 4 isoform X1; its protein translation is MDNALASAAAIADQRQKIEQYRHILSSVLSFSPPDISQAKRFLDHSNEPSIFAPLPVDSYGFCSGSGVTVGFGAAAVVSDEVPLVVSRQLLQTFAQELGRLEPEAQKEVAHYALTQIQPRVVSFEEQVVVIREKLAELYESEQQWSKAAQMLSGIDLDSGIRMLDDTNKLSKCVQIARLYLEDDDSVNAEAFINKASFLVTNSHQELLNLQYKVCYARILDLKRRFLEAALRYYDISQIEQRQIGDEEIDENALEQALSAAVTCTILAGAGPQRSRVLATLYKDERCSKLKIYPILQKVFLERILRKPEIEAFAEELRPHQKALLPDKSTVLDRAMIEHNLLSASKLYTNISFDELGALLGIDPRKAEKIASRMIYEDRMRGSIDQVEAVIHFEDDTEELQQWDQQIAGLCQALNDILDSMSSKGMAIPV